One Portunus trituberculatus isolate SZX2019 chromosome 42, ASM1759143v1, whole genome shotgun sequence DNA window includes the following coding sequences:
- the LOC123517519 gene encoding uncharacterized protein LOC123517519, translating to MSFTPHLTQSLEVRATRRMGRVGGSALRACIGQQWAGVFRMAFIAVALNLVYSSNTQVTRFEKISPSTFPSDLKSCLLLQFDMATPSSILCAASCARHSSCNFFCLYDLECLLFSAIVSYEWQGSLDTDAVTFTRCYTTFGMDDNIATGGVVNSSITAVYSDPWWAADGYFCLSMLHCFNSIKGVEPWWQVSYQEEKVVVQVIVQQHPLFRLPIKVCIGNEQSSDYNPSVGPLDPPESGLLVFDLQPPLVGRIITIVGTPGPGILSVCHFVVNELHPE from the exons ATGTCATTTACTCCTCACCTGACACAGTCTTTGGAAGTTCGAGCTACTAGGAGGATGGGACGAGTGGGCGGCAGCGCGTTGAGGGCGTGTATCGGACAACAATGGGCGGGGGTGTTCAGGATGGCTTTCATCGCTGTAGCCTTAAATCTAGTCTACAGTAGCAACACACAAGTTACTCGTTTTGAAAAGATT AGCCCGTCAACTTTCCCGTCAGACCTGAAGTCCTGCCTTCTGCTGCAGTTCGATATGGCCACTCCTTCCAGCATCCTGTGTGCAGCGTCCTGTGCCAGACATTCTTCCTGCAATTTTTTCTGTCTCTACG atcttgAGTGTCTTCTGTTCAGCGCCATCGTGTCATATGAGTGGCAAGGCTCCTTGGATACGGATGCTGTCACCTTCACTCGGTGCTACACAACCTTCGGGATGGATGACAACATTGCCACTGGAGGAGTTGTGAATTCCTCCATAACCGCCGTTTACTCTGATCCATGGTGGGCGGCGGACGGTTATTTCTGTTTGTCCATGCTCCACTGCTTCAACTCCATTAAAGGAGTGGAGCCGTGGTGGCAGGTGAGTTACCAAGAAGAGAAGGTCGTCGTTCAAGTCATTGTCCAGCAGCATCCATTGTTTCGTCTCCCAATAAAAGTGTGCATTGGCAACGAGCAATCTTCCGATTATAATCCTTCGGTTGGTCCGCTCGATCCTCCTGAGAGTGGACTTTTGGTATTTGATCTGCAGCCTCCCTTAGTGGGCAGGATTATCACTATTGTAGGAACCCCCGGCCCCGGAATACTTAGTGTCTGTCACTTTGTCGTCAACGAGTTGCATCCTGAGTAG